A genomic segment from Hypomesus transpacificus isolate Combined female chromosome 13, fHypTra1, whole genome shotgun sequence encodes:
- the LOC124475786 gene encoding vegetative cell wall protein gp1-like: MPPNEPEPILEDAAPASSSASAAVSESAPAPKEAPVSTPAPEDPPVSPEEAAVSAPIPEEAPASDPTPESVTVEETLVVPDPAPTTATDPAPEAPVPPPASPAPAPEAPASDAAPAPAPEAPAPPAAAPDTPAPAPAVAVGKGPAAPTKAPPQPKTPGKGPAAPTKAPPKGPASSAKVPSKATSPAPPKAASPAPPKAVSPAPPKAASPAPPKAVSPAPPKAASPAPPTTPAPAAETASAASASAPDPEPAKEPKVVPKRVIVQGQCW; this comes from the exons ATGCCACCCAACGAGCCAGAACCCATTCTTGAAGATGCAGCTCCAGCTTCTTCTTCAGCTTCTGCCGCTGTCTCTGAGTCAGCTCCTGCTCCAAAGGAAGCTCCAGTATCTACCCCCGCCCCAGAAGATCCTCCAGTATCCCCAGAAGAAGCTGCAGTATCTGCCCCCATCCCAGAAGAAGCCCCAGCATCTGACCCTACACCCGAATCTGTCACTGTTGAAGAGACTCTGGTTGTCCCTGATCCAGCTCCTACCACAGCTACTGATCCTGCTCCTGAAGCTCCggtccctcctcctgcctctcctgcacCAGCCCCAGAGGCTCCAGCCTCAGACGCTGCCCCTGCTCCGGCCCCTGAAGCCCCAGCCCCTCCGGCAGCTGCCCCGGACACTCCTGCACCTGCCCCAGCCGTAGCTGTTGGGAAAGGTCCCGCTGCTCCCACCAAAGCCCCGCCACAGCCAAAAACACCTGGAAAAGGACCTGCCGCTCCTACCAAAGCTCCACCCAAAGGACCTGCAAGCTCAGCCAAGGTCCCCTCTAAAGCAacatctcctgctcctcctaaaGCTgcatctcctgctcctcctaaaGCAGtatctcctgctcctcctaaaGCAgcatctcctgctcctcctaaaGCAGtatctcctgctcctcctaaaGCAgcatctcctgctccccctaccactccagctcctgcagctgagactgcctctgctgcctctgcctctgccccagATCCGGAGCCAGCAAAGGAACCTAAAGTTGTTCCTAAGAGGGTCATAGTACAG GGGCAGTGCTGGTGA